One segment of Methanofollis sp. DNA contains the following:
- a CDS encoding MoaD/ThiS family protein: MKVHLSPDRTEEIAVTAATVEDVLLMLGVNPVEVIVSRNGTLVPEDTVVGGDDELRVIRFVHGG, encoded by the coding sequence ATGAAGGTCCACCTCTCCCCCGACAGGACCGAGGAGATCGCGGTGACGGCGGCGACCGTCGAGGACGTCCTCCTCATGCTCGGCGTCAACCCCGTCGAGGTGATCGTCTCCCGGAACGGCACCCTCGTCCCCGAGGACACCGTGGTCGGCGGCGACGACGAACTCAGGGTGATCAGGTTTGTCCATGGCGGGTGA